One Spinacia oleracea cultivar Varoflay chromosome 4, BTI_SOV_V1, whole genome shotgun sequence DNA segment encodes these proteins:
- the LOC130471891 gene encoding uncharacterized protein — MCKQSIYNCIFYRMCSAFRSYKRLSGQSKGTKLTWIPAQCAQQPGSLDCGYYVMRFMYDIIMNHGNSQDLTKDFSRTLPYSPEEINEVKDFWADYFMNNVEFLA; from the exons atgtgtaaacaaagtatatataattgcatattttatcgaatgtgtagtgcttttcggagttacaagagactaagtggacaatctaagggaactaaattaacatggattccagcacag tgtgctcaacaaccgggatcactagattgtggctactacgtcatgcgttttatgtacgacataataatgaatcatggtaatagtcaagatcttactaag gatttttcaagaacattgccttattcaccggaggagattaatgaggtgaaagatttttgggcagattacttcatgaacaatgtcgaatttttagcttaa